Below is a window of Tsuneonella deserti DNA.
GGTTTGCGATTACCCGCTTCGCGCGAATTTCCGCGCCGCCCGCAAGCCTGAGGCCCACCGCCCGGCCGCCCTCGACCAGCACCCGTTCGACCGGCTCCCCGGTCATGATCTCGCCGCCGGCTTCGCGCACTGCTTCGCTCATCAGGCGGGTAATGGTCCCCATGCCGCCCGGCACATGGCCCCAGGCACCCTTCTTGCCGTTCACCTCGCCGAAAACATGGTGGAGCAGGACATAGGCGCTGCCGGGTTCCTCGGGGCTGGCGTAGTGGCCCACGGTGGCGTCGAACCCGAACGCCGCCTTGACCGGCTCGCTTTCGAACCACTGGTCGAGCACCTCGCGTGCCGAACGGGTGAACAGCGTCAGCACGTCGCGCTTGGCTGCCAGTGGCAGCCTGGCAACCTTGCGCGATTGCAGGACCGCATCGATCATCGCACGCGGCCCCCCGGCGGCATCCGGAGGGATCTGCAACGCAAGGTCGCGCATGACTTCGGCCACGGTCTCGAGCATCGCGTAATAGCCGGGCAACGCCTCTGCGTCCGCGCGCGAGAAGCGCGCGAACTCGGTCTGGGTTGCCTCCAGCCCGCCGCCAACCAGCAGGTAATCGTTATCGAGGGGAAGGAAGTTGGCGAAAGGCCGCTCGATGACGCGGTAACCGCGGGCCACCAGACCCATGTCTTCGATGACCTTGGGCTGGAGCAGGCTGACCGTGTAGCTGGCCGTCGAATTGCGGAAACCGGGGGCGAATTCCTCGGTTACCGCCGCTCCGCCGATCACTGTACGCGCTTCGTAGAGCCGCACCTTGTGTCCTGCGCGGGCAAGGTAGAACGCGCACACCAGCCCGTTGTGGCCAGCCCCGATTATCGCCGTGTCGAGCACCCGTGTCCTCCTGAACGTCCCGCAACCCCAGTATTCAGGGCCTCGCAATCGGCGCAGCGCTATCCATATCGGCGCCCCAAAGGAAGAAAGACAATGCGCCTGTTCAAGACCGATCTGCCCCGCAATTTCGCCATCGGCTTCGCCGTGGGCACCGCGATCGCGGTGTGGCAGATCGCCCCGCAAATGAGCGGTGAGCTGATCCCTCCGGCCCAGGCCGCGACAATAGCCGCTCCGGCACAGTGAAGCAGGCGGCCCTCGCGCTCGCCGCTGGCGCGGTCGCCTTGGCGAGCTGCCAGAGCGCGACTGCAGGGGAGGCCGTCGTCGCGGCGCCGATGGCGAAACGCCAGGCTGCCGAAGGCAGGGGCCTCAAGACCGCTGTTTTCGCGGGCGGCTGCTTCTGGGGCGTGGAGGCCGTCTTCAGCCATGTGAAGGGCGTGAAGAGCGCTGTCAGCGGTTATGCCGGCGGAACCAAGGCGAGCGCCGATTACGATACCGTTTCGGCCGGCGGCACCCGCCACGCAGAGGCGGTCAGGGTAACGTACGACCCCGCGGTGATCCGCTACGATCAGCTCCTGCGGATCTATTTCGCGGTCATCGCGGACCCCACCCTCAAGAATCGGCAGGGTCCTGACGTCGGCGCGCAGTATCGCACCGCGTTGTTCCCGCAGAACTCCGAACAAAGCGCGGTCGCCCGGGCCTATCTCGCCCAGCTTGGCGCCGCCCGCCTGTGGAAGAGCCCCATCGTCACCACCCTCGAACAGGGCGCGTTCTATCGGGCCGAAGCCTACCATCAGGATTTCGCCGCGAAGAACCCCAATCATCCCTACATCCGGCGCTGGGATGCGCCGAAGGTCGCGGCCCTGAAAGCGACTTATCCCGGCGTCTGGAAGGCATCGTTCACGACTGGTTGACGCTCTGGCTTCTGTCGATTCCCGGCACTACATTGCACCCATGTCCGGCCACCAGCACCATGAACACTCCGGTTCCGATCTTGCCGAGGCGGCGCGCGCAGCGCTGGTCGCCGCGGGTGAGCAGTGGACCGACTTGCGCGCTGACGTGTTCGCCGCGCTTTCGACCCATGCCTCGCCGGCATCCGCTTACGATATCGCCGACGAGGTTTCGGCACGGCGCGGCAAGCGCATGGCGCCCAACTCGATCTACCGAATTCTCGACGTGTTCGTGGCCAACAACCTCGCGCTCAGGGTCGAAAGCAGCAACGCCTACCTCGCCAACAGCCATCCGGGTTGCCTCCACGATTGCATCTTCCTGGTGTGCGACGAGTGCGGCGAGGCGACCCACATCGATAACGATGCGGTGAGCAAGACCGTGCGGGGCCTGGCCGAGGCGGCTGACTTCAAGCCCGAGCGCCCGGTGATCGAGATTCGCGGCCTGTGCGCCGAATGCCGCTAGGACACGCGCTTTTCAGGCGATGCTCATGGTCTGCTCACCCGGCTTTCATCGACAGCGCGCAGCCGCGCGTGTAGGGCAGCGCCCATGACTTCGCGCCCCGTGACGCCGCTTCTCGACACTGTCGATACGCCCACCGACCTCCGCAAGCTTGATCCAGGTCAACTGCGCCAGCTCGCGGACGAGCTTCGCGCGGAGATGATCAGCGCCGTCGGCACGACCGGGGGGCACCTCGGCTCCGGCCTTGGCGTGGTCGAGCTCACGGTCGCGTTGCACTATGTCTTCGACACTCCGACCGACAAGCTGATCTGGGACGTCGGTCACCAGGCTTACCCGCACAAGATCCTGACCGGCCGCCGCGATCGCATCCGCACCCTGCGCCAGGGCGGCGGGTTGTCCGGCTTCACCAAGCGCAGCGAGAGCGAATACGATCCGTTCGGCGCGGCCCACTCGAGCACCTCGATCAGCGCGGCGCTGGGCTTTGCCATCGCCAACAAGCTGAAGCGGCAGCCAGGACGGGGCATCGCGGTCATCGGCGACGGCGCGATGAGCGCGGGCATGGCCTACGAGGCGATGAACAACGCCGAGGCGGCGGGAGATCGGCTGGTCGTCATACTCAACGACAACGACATGTCGATTGCACCTCCGGTGGGCGGACTTTCGGCTTACCTCGCCCGGATGGTGTCCTCGAGCGAGTACCTCGGCCTGCGCAGTCTCGCCAAACGCCTGACCGCGAAACTCAGCCGGCGCCTGAACCACGGGCTCGAAAAGGCCGAGGAGTTTACCCGCGGGATGGTGACCGGCGGGACGCTGTTCGAGGAA
It encodes the following:
- a CDS encoding Fur family transcriptional regulator; translated protein: MSGHQHHEHSGSDLAEAARAALVAAGEQWTDLRADVFAALSTHASPASAYDIADEVSARRGKRMAPNSIYRILDVFVANNLALRVESSNAYLANSHPGCLHDCIFLVCDECGEATHIDNDAVSKTVRGLAEAADFKPERPVIEIRGLCAECR
- a CDS encoding phytoene desaturase family protein encodes the protein MLDTAIIGAGHNGLVCAFYLARAGHKVRLYEARTVIGGAAVTEEFAPGFRNSTASYTVSLLQPKVIEDMGLVARGYRVIERPFANFLPLDNDYLLVGGGLEATQTEFARFSRADAEALPGYYAMLETVAEVMRDLALQIPPDAAGGPRAMIDAVLQSRKVARLPLAAKRDVLTLFTRSAREVLDQWFESEPVKAAFGFDATVGHYASPEEPGSAYVLLHHVFGEVNGKKGAWGHVPGGMGTITRLMSEAVREAGGEIMTGEPVERVLVEGGRAVGLRLAGGAEIRAKRVIANLGPKPLFDKLVPGETLPADFSRAMAGYQGGSGSLRMNVALSALPRFTHAPEGEEHLKAGIIIAPSLDYMDQAWRDAKDRGFSTRPIVEMLIPSLVDEGLAPRGQHVASLFCQHIDPDLPQDRENDAVEAVFDAIEARAPGFRELVLHRQVHTPRALEAKFGLWRGDIFHGRMSLDQLWAARPVLGAGSHRTPVPGLWLCGAGTHPGGGVTGAPGHNCAHAILRESRRLPWRR
- the msrA gene encoding peptide-methionine (S)-S-oxide reductase MsrA; this translates as MKQAALALAAGAVALASCQSATAGEAVVAAPMAKRQAAEGRGLKTAVFAGGCFWGVEAVFSHVKGVKSAVSGYAGGTKASADYDTVSAGGTRHAEAVRVTYDPAVIRYDQLLRIYFAVIADPTLKNRQGPDVGAQYRTALFPQNSEQSAVARAYLAQLGAARLWKSPIVTTLEQGAFYRAEAYHQDFAAKNPNHPYIRRWDAPKVAALKATYPGVWKASFTTG